In Mycobacteriales bacterium, the genomic stretch CGCCGACGAGCGAGGAGTGTCGCGGGCCCGCAACCTCGGGTGGCGAAAGGCGGCCCACGACCTCGTCGCCTTCGTCGACGACGACGTGCGGGTGCGCCCCGGATGGGCCGATGCGATGGCACGCGCGCTCGCCTCCCACCCGGGTGCGGCGTTCGTCGCCGGCCGGATCGACCTGCCCGAGGGCCAGGGGACGCTGTCGCTGACGGTCAAGGACGACCCGTCACCCCAGGAGTACGACGCGAGCTCCGGCGGGGCGCTCGGTCACAGCGCGAACCTCGGGATGCATCGCGCCGTGCTCGCGCAGGTCGGCGGGTTCGACGAGGCGATGGGGCCGGGCACCCGCTGGCCGGCGGGCGAGGACCCCGACCTGCTCGACCGGGTGCTGGCGACCGGCGCGCACGGCTGGTACGAGCCCGCCGCCGCGGCCTACCACGAGCACTGGCGGCGGGCCCGCCAGTACATCGCGCTCCAGCACAGCTACGGCCGCGGCGCCGGTGCCCGGCTGGCGAAGCTGGCGCGCACCGACCGCCGCCGGTTCCGGGTGGTCGCCGCCGACGACCTGTGGCGCTGGGGGCTCGCCTCGATCGGCCGCGAGCTCGGCAAGCGCGACTGGCTGCGAGCGGCGGGTTCCGTGCTGAGGCTCGGCGGCATGGTCCGGGGAATGGTGACCGCGCTCGTCGTACCCGTCGAGGGCGGCCACTTCCGCCCCGCGGCTCACCGTCGGCGCGGCAGCTCTTCGTAGAGGGCGTCGACCCGGGCGGTGCAGCGGCGCACGTCCCACTGCGCCACGTGGTCGATCGCCGCCGCCCCGAGCCGGCTGGCGAGGTCACGGTCACGCAGCAGCCGGATGAGCGCGGCCGCGAGGGCCGACGGGTCCGCTTCGGGGACCAGCAGCCCGGTACGCCCGTCCTCGACGTACTCCGGGATGCCGCCGTGACGGGTCGACACCACCGGCCGCCCGGTCGCGCCGGCCTCCAGGTTGACCAGCAGCAGGCTCTCCGCGTCCCCGGTCCGGCCGGTCCGGCTCGGCGTGACGACGACGCTCGCCCGCCGCAGCTCGTCGCGGACCTGGTCGTGACGGCGCGCCACCTGCGGCCGCAGATGCGTCACCGACGGCGGCGGATCGGCGAGCAGCGGCGCGAGATCACCGTCACCCAGCACCCGCAGCCGGGCGTCGGGCACGTCCGCGAGCACCTCGGGCCAGGCCGCGAGCAGGACGTCCAGTCCCTTCTTCTCGACCAGGCGCCCGACGTAGGTGACTGTCGGCGGTCCGTCGGGCAGCGGCGCGGGCGAGAAGAACTCGGTGTCGACGCCGCTGGGAATGACCCGGATCTGCTCGTCGGTGAACCCGACGGCCTTGGCGGCGGCGGCGAGGAACCGGGACGGGACGATCGCGGCGTCCACCCGGCCGACGACCCGGTCGTAGTAGCCGGGTTTCTCGGTGACCAGGCCGGTGACGTCCTGGCCGTGCAGCGAGAGCACGTACGGGCGGCTGCCGACGCTGTCGAGCACGTCCGGGGCGGCGTAGCCGAAGTGGACGTGGAGCAGTTCGCTACGGGTGAGCGCGAGCAGCGGTCCGAGCTGCGCCCGCAGCGCGGCGTACTTGTAGCGGTCGGGGACGCGGTCGCGCAGATGGCACAGCGTGTAGCGCGGGCGCAGGTCGTAGGCCTCTAGGTGCCACCACCCCTGCCGGCTGATGACGACCGACCGATGGCGCGAGTTCCGGACGTGCGCCGCGACGAACCCGGCGGACAGGTCGAGCCAGCGGTCGATGTAGTGCGCCACCTTCATGACGGTCGTCACCCTCGCACAACGGCAGAATGACGTGATGGACGCGTCTGCCGGGAGGCTGGCTCGACTGGGCCTTCCGGTGGTCCTGATCGTGGCGGCCGCGCTGCCGATGGACCCCTGGTGGTTGCGGATCGTCTTCCTGGTCGCCCTCGTCGGCGTGTGGTCGCTGACGTACTCGCGTTACCGCCGCCGCGGCCTCGCCGCGACCGCACACGAGTGGGAGCTGCTGCGTACGGCGACGCCGGAGATCTTCTCCCGCCACTACAACGAGTCGGTTCCCACGGTCGAG encodes the following:
- a CDS encoding glycosyltransferase yields the protein MTTVMKVAHYIDRWLDLSAGFVAAHVRNSRHRSVVISRQGWWHLEAYDLRPRYTLCHLRDRVPDRYKYAALRAQLGPLLALTRSELLHVHFGYAAPDVLDSVGSRPYVLSLHGQDVTGLVTEKPGYYDRVVGRVDAAIVPSRFLAAAAKAVGFTDEQIRVIPSGVDTEFFSPAPLPDGPPTVTYVGRLVEKKGLDVLLAAWPEVLADVPDARLRVLGDGDLAPLLADPPPSVTHLRPQVARRHDQVRDELRRASVVVTPSRTGRTGDAESLLLVNLEAGATGRPVVSTRHGGIPEYVEDGRTGLLVPEADPSALAAALIRLLRDRDLASRLGAAAIDHVAQWDVRRCTARVDALYEELPRRR
- a CDS encoding glycosyltransferase yields the protein MSTSGVDLTRRPRPALSVVVATCGRPELLDAALVSLRAALADSDELVVVESGSAEPEPVWQVARRHGATLLVADERGVSRARNLGWRKAAHDLVAFVDDDVRVRPGWADAMARALASHPGAAFVAGRIDLPEGQGTLSLTVKDDPSPQEYDASSGGALGHSANLGMHRAVLAQVGGFDEAMGPGTRWPAGEDPDLLDRVLATGAHGWYEPAAAAYHEHWRRARQYIALQHSYGRGAGARLAKLARTDRRRFRVVAADDLWRWGLASIGRELGKRDWLRAAGSVLRLGGMVRGMVTALVVPVEGGHFRPAAHRRRGSSS